A section of the Rossellomorea marisflavi genome encodes:
- a CDS encoding YokU family protein, whose product MTAEGKTCEWCGSGVTDSVTTVYWELPDGTRSIEIHDVPGILCGSCGMEYQDEEVIMDIEDQLMLMDTKAIPKAVGFNELLQMPKFLKKNYFRF is encoded by the coding sequence ATGACCGCAGAAGGAAAGACGTGTGAATGGTGCGGCAGTGGTGTGACAGATTCTGTGACGACCGTCTATTGGGAGCTTCCGGACGGTACAAGATCAATCGAAATCCATGATGTTCCCGGGATCCTCTGCGGGTCATGCGGCATGGAATATCAAGATGAAGAGGTGATCATGGACATCGAAGATCAGCTCATGCTCATGGACACCAAGGCGATACCAAAAGCTGTAGGTTTTAATGAGTTGCTGCAGATGCCAAAATTCTTGAAAAAGAATTACTTCCGGTTTTAG
- a CDS encoding YozD family protein, which translates to MREIEVFIDTEEIADFFMKELIERGFVPSEAEIEELADITFEYLIAKSIIDEEWEEEIE; encoded by the coding sequence ATGCGAGAAATCGAAGTCTTTATCGATACGGAGGAAATTGCGGATTTCTTTATGAAAGAGTTGATCGAAAGAGGCTTTGTCCCTTCTGAAGCCGAAATCGAAGAACTCGCTGATATCACTTTCGAGTATTTGATTGCCAAGTCCATCATCGATGAGGAATGGGAAGAAGAAATAGAATAG
- a CDS encoding DUF2515 family protein, which produces MSRKMARGTVINGSLPLLPVQEAEAILQPWEDDQPILFFSNERERLQHMKGQTTNGNRDNLTRTSRYLNFYRKHPEIHWAFLAHMVSRNAGYYMTDLRGSLLSNVLPKGVQENFFSFLETCNAAIFEDAYPQLMLYEEWKEKGSFNWGLLSKLQVSSFMKPFWQAFFKSGDSNLLTTALIINEQMLIENRIVSQWMEQKELTRWLFTLQDSLGFTSILFPYGEAPSLSLAGDTIYAFDDVHARIVAGKKLYRILFHPHIHQSSLRFALKRRHTASRQDYWPRVYSNDPTSIRTLYSPRLVDVWPDATRLPYPSREWYKGDPSEIKEHLLSIPPPGSFTLTKRWKRTVSGLIKSASKKH; this is translated from the coding sequence ATGTCACGCAAAATGGCCCGCGGAACTGTCATCAACGGGTCCCTTCCCCTGCTGCCAGTCCAGGAAGCGGAAGCCATCCTTCAGCCCTGGGAAGATGATCAACCCATATTATTCTTTTCCAATGAGCGTGAGAGGCTTCAACATATGAAAGGGCAGACAACCAATGGAAACCGGGACAATTTGACGCGTACGTCGAGGTATTTGAACTTCTACAGGAAACACCCGGAAATCCATTGGGCATTCCTTGCCCACATGGTTTCACGGAACGCGGGTTATTATATGACCGATCTTCGGGGAAGCCTTCTATCAAATGTCTTGCCAAAGGGGGTCCAGGAAAATTTCTTTTCATTTCTTGAAACGTGCAATGCGGCGATCTTCGAAGATGCCTATCCTCAGCTGATGCTTTATGAGGAGTGGAAGGAAAAGGGTTCATTTAACTGGGGCCTCCTGTCAAAACTCCAAGTGTCGTCCTTCATGAAGCCATTTTGGCAGGCTTTCTTCAAATCTGGAGATAGCAATCTTCTCACAACGGCACTGATCATCAATGAACAGATGCTCATCGAAAATCGGATTGTTTCTCAATGGATGGAACAAAAGGAACTGACCAGGTGGTTATTTACCCTTCAGGATTCCCTTGGATTCACGTCGATCCTTTTTCCTTACGGGGAAGCCCCTTCCCTTTCTCTGGCTGGAGATACGATTTATGCATTTGACGATGTCCATGCGAGGATTGTCGCAGGTAAGAAGCTTTACCGGATCTTATTCCACCCCCACATCCATCAATCGTCCCTGCGATTTGCCCTTAAAAGGCGCCATACCGCTTCCCGGCAGGATTATTGGCCCCGTGTGTATTCGAATGATCCTACAAGCATCCGTACGTTGTACAGCCCCCGTCTAGTGGATGTTTGGCCGGATGCCACCCGCTTGCCCTATCCATCTCGCGAATGGTACAAAGGTGATCCGTCCGAGATCAAAGAGCATCTTCTGTCCATTCCCCCTCCAGGTAGCTTCACATTGACAAAACGTTGGAAGAGGACTGTATCAGGTTTGATAAAATCTGCCTCGAAGAAACATTGA
- a CDS encoding YozE family protein, whose product MRKSFYHYLMKHRQPSAKDDLTAFANAAYDDHAFPKHSGEYDEISSYLEFNGHYLESMVIFDRAWELYLQDEKD is encoded by the coding sequence GTGAGAAAATCATTTTACCACTACCTGATGAAACATAGACAGCCATCTGCAAAGGATGATCTCACAGCATTTGCCAATGCTGCCTACGATGATCATGCTTTTCCGAAACACTCCGGAGAATATGACGAAATCAGTTCCTATTTGGAATTTAACGGTCATTACCTCGAGAGCATGGTCATCTTCGACCGTGCGTGGGAGTTGTATCTGCAGGATGAAAAAGACTGA